The stretch of DNA AATTCTTTTTGAGCGTTATAGGCGAGCTTACCGTGAGAGACTGCGTACAGCTCGTCAGGGGTTTTTGTGAAGCGTATCAAAGCGGCTGGTATTTGTTTGTAATCTGTCTTATCCCAAAATATGGGCTCGTCCCACTCGTCAACATAGCAAAGCTTCCATATCCCGCTATCAAGGGCGCAAAAATGTTCATAAAGGTTTATCGTTACTTTTCGTTTATCGTTATCCCTGCCAGAAAAGTAGCGTATAAATTCCTGCGGTAGCTCATAGAGATTGCTTCCAAGAAGTTCATCGAGCGTGCGTTTATTGAAAAATGTAATGCGTTGCCCTAAGTGAAATGGTTTTGTATGGTCAAGATACACATCTTTCGGAGATGCCCGTTGCAAAACAGGACGCTCAAATTTTAAATATTCTTCAGTTTCTATGTTTTCGTTACTCGAACCAGCGGTCTTTCCGGTATAAAGATTAGCTTTCGGAGTTACAAATCCTCTACGTGAGTTATACCCTACTTTCATCACGCCATAGCCATAACCCAAAAAAGCGTCTAAGATACAGAGCTGGTTTTCTATTTTCCAATCATCATTTATATAATGCTTAGCCACTCCCTCGATGACGTTCGCTGAATATTCAGAACCGCCTGAAGTTTTTTTGATTATCGGGCGAGGGAATTGGTAGAACAATGACGGAAGCAACGTCTGTACGGCAATAAGCATGTAATTTTCATACACATCAACGCTGTCATTATTTTTAACATCACCTAAAACCCCATGGTACATATTGATAACATCAGTGGGGCAGTTGAGCGTATTGACTTTCTTGTCGTGCTCTTCCTTGCTCTCTTTTATAAACCCCTTGTAGTAACTGAAATCTTTTTCTGAAAGTTTTTGCATTTCTACCTCACAGATAAATTCTTTTTATATTTTGAACGCCAATCATCTTTATTTTTTTCTTGCTCTTGTAAATAAGCGGCGAGGGAGTCTTTTTCAGGTTTTGGTTCAGAAACTTTATCTTTCCAATTACCTTCGATTACTGCTTGATTTGCTACACCTAAAGACATAACCTCATCATCAAGTTTTCCTTCTTGAGCCGAGCACGTTCCGTCTTCATTGATAACAAAAGTAATATGTTCATCTACTGTGAAAAGCGAATTTATTTTTAATCCTCCGTTGATGGCAATAGAGAGATTATCAACCAGGAATGGTTTCGTCTTAGCCGACGTTTGCCAGCCTATTTTCTTTGTCCATTGATTTGCTTCTTTATCGTAGATTTTTCTATAAAAAATGTTTGAGTAAATATCCTTCAGCACCGTAAGAACAGTAAGCCCATGGTTATTAACCTCAACGGATATAAGTGCTTCGTTGTATTTAATTCCAAAAAGTTTAAGCTCGTATGCGAACAACTCCGGCTCTATCTTTCCTCGGTACTTAGCTACCTGCTCCAATCCTATTGGATCGATTATTTGCGCAACCGAGTTATCACCTTTCTCTAACCCTTCAGCCACATCAGCCCCTATGATGTAACTTCTTCCTACCACCGGCTCTTTAAAAATCTCCCAGTTGCCTTCAGTACGTATTGGTTTTATGGTCTTTGCTTTTAAATCCAGAAGAACGTCGATATTAAATCTACCCCTTCCAGAAACAAGAAACGCCTGCATGGGGTATGCGGGGTATTCTTGCTTAAACAAAACATCGTCGCCTTTTAAATTATTATTGATAACGAGTCTGCGCCAATACATTTGGTCGTCAGATAACTCGCATTTAGCATTGATTAAAACATCTTGCTTGTATTTAACTTCCTGCGGTGTAAGAGTAAAATATTTAGGAGCGGGGGAAGAATAATCAGGATTTTCAAACCATGCTATGAATAATGGTGTCCAATCGTTTAATCCTTTTTCGGCACTATCCCATAGTTCTTGAAAGTAATTGCCAATGCCATTAGCAGTGCTCTCGGCGATTATCATTGTGTTTGGTTTCATCGGCACAGTTTGCAAGAGCCCTGCCATAAGAGCTTTGACTTTGTTAGGAGGGAAAAAGGCTACTTCTGATAGATGAACACATTGATACGTATATTTACGCCCCGCGTTTTCGTTGTTCGCCGTGTCAATAAGAATTTGAGAATGTAATGCTTCAAACTCTATCTTTTTTTCATTTGATTTTTTCTCTATAGGTTTTAAATGCACTGGCATTTTTTCATGATAAAGCTTCACAATATCAAGAAGGTAATTTGAGCCGTCAACATCATCGGCAATGATAAGACCGTTTATTCCTTCTCGTTGAGAAGTGGTGGCGTAAATAACCCCATCAGAAATAGTTGATATGCCTAACTGGCGGGCTTTCAGAATAACAATCCGTATAGGTTTATTTTGGTTTTTGAGCTCTGCTATCAAAGCAAGGAGGCGCTTTTGAGCAAAGTTAAGTTCAATGGGGATTATTGAACCCTCTTTTGTTTTGATGAAAAGATAATTACTCTCTAATATCCAAAGAGGATTACGCTTAGACAAATCGGCTTCGCAAAGTTTCAATAAGCCCTCGCAGCTCTCCTTCGGGTATTCCTTGAGTAAGGTTGAAATAGTTTTCTGCTCCAAATCCTTCTCCTTTTAATTGGTCAGGCAATATCTTTTTTAAAATAGCAATTAAAACATTGTTATCGTGATAGGCTAAATCAACTGCATGTTCAATTAAATGTATGCCATTATGCTTTTCTTTTGCTCTCTCCAACGCTTCACGCAGCATTTCTGCTTCTGGTTTCCGTGGTCGTCCTTTAGGATTTCCAGTAACCCCCTTTTTCCAACGATTAGGGTATTTTTCTGTTTTTGTTTGCTTTTCAGTCGAAGAGTCAATCATCGAGAACCTCAACACTGATTTTTAATCTTTTCTTTGCCGGTACAGCGAAAGCACTTACCTGCTCTTGCATATTGACTTTTAAAATCAAAGTCGCTTCCCCGTCCTCGTCAGTAACAAATTTATTTTTTATGGCTTCAAAGGTTAAAGGTTTTGACATGTTTAAACTACGGCCAAGTCACCACCTCTGGGTCTTTATTATTTATCGTGTGGGTTGCTTGGCCTTGGTTAGTATTTACACTATGAAAAATGTGTTTTCTATCCCCCCTTATGCAAATAGTTGCTTTTCCTAAGTTTTATAAGGCTTCTTTTTATTATCTGGTCTATGCGCTGATGCGATGTTCCCTCCATCCCTGCTATTTCTCTTAATGTCATCTTGTTGTAATACCGCCAAGACATGATCCTAATCTCCCGTGCTTCAAGGTTTCCTAAAAGCAATATCAAGAACACTTGGCAAAAATCTGTATTTATCTTAGAAAAAGAAAACGAGGCAACCATAACTAAACCTCCTTGGTTTAGATACAATTGCCTCGTTCGCAAGCTCCCGCGCCGCGTTCTATGGCAAAAAAACTATTTCAACTCTTTATAATTTTTCTCACACTTGCACTTAACCACCTTCCCTTGGCTTATCTCAAGCTCCGTAAAGCGCACAAAATGGCTCTCCATCATATCCCTTAGGAGCGTAGGGTTCTTCTCTGCGAAGCGTTGGGCTAAGTCCTTAAGAGACTCATTATCGGGCATCAGCACCTCACTTATTTTTCGTCCCAATCACAAATAACATCCTTTTCAATTTTACTTAAAAAAGGAATATAATCTTTTGTGTTTTTAGGCAATATAGCATACGTTATGCCCATCCGTATATCGTACACATGGTCATAGCCGTACAATAATAATTTTCTGTGATAATATTTTTTGCATTTCTGATTGGCATATACAATGGTTGCTATCCTTGTATATAAATCCATTTCATCGAGGGTAAAAAATATTGTGGGTTTGCCAAGAAAAATAGCAATGTACCTTTTATTTATTACATCAAATATTTCACGGCTCATACGTTCGGGGCGATCATTTTCCGGCATTGCCACCTCTTGCTTTTTTACACCGCTCCAAATACTTAATCTCTTTGTCTATCTCCGCGATAGCACTCACAAGCCGACCGCGCA from Veillonellales bacterium encodes:
- a CDS encoding DUF5681 domain-containing protein — translated: MIDSSTEKQTKTEKYPNRWKKGVTGNPKGRPRKPEAEMLREALERAKEKHNGIHLIEHAVDLAYHDNNVLIAILKKILPDQLKGEGFGAENYFNLTQGIPEGELRGLIETLRSRFV